A single genomic interval of Piliocolobus tephrosceles isolate RC106 chromosome 7, ASM277652v3, whole genome shotgun sequence harbors:
- the TCF24 gene encoding transcription factor 24, translated as MDRDRPAGSPLSVSAEPAPLAAAIRDSSTRLTGPGPTGPGGGARSGSGRPAAANAARERSRVQTLRHAFLELQRTLPSVPPDTKLSKLDVLLLATTYIAHLTRSLQDDAEAAAADPGLGALRGDGYLHPVKKWPMRSRLYIGATGQFLKHSVSGEKTNNDNTPTDSQP; from the exons ATGGACCGCGACCGCCCCGCGGGCAGCCCTCTCAGCGTCAGCGCAGAGCCCGCGCCCCTGGCCGCCGCCATCCGCGACTCGAGTACCCGGCTGACCGGGCCGGGGCCGACGGGCCCCGGGGGCGGTGCGCGTTCCGGGAGCGGGCGGCCGGCGGCGGCGAATGCAGCACGGGAGCGCAGCCGGGTGCAGACCCTGCGGCACGCCTTCCTGGAGCTGCAGCGCACGCTGCCGTCAGTGCCGCCCGACACCAAGCTGTCCAAGTTGGACGTGCTGCTGCTGGCCACCACCTACATCGCGCACCTCACCCGCAGCCTTCAGGACGACgccgaggcggcggcggcggaccCCGGGTTGGGCGCCCTGCGCGGCGATGGCTACCTGCACCCGGTCAAG AAATGGCCCATGCGATCAAGATTGTACATCGGTGCTACTGGTCAGTTTCTGAAGCATTCTGTTTctggagaaaaaacaaataatgacaaCACTCCAACAGACTCACAGCCTTAG